A single window of Syntrophales bacterium DNA harbors:
- a CDS encoding PilT/PilU family type 4a pilus ATPase, with translation MKKQEIDYILNKMLDSRKSVSDLNITVGKPFQVESHGELIAVDMDPEFRKLTPFQTEIMALNLINQDRRLTEFLIKQGSCDSSYGLPGKARFRVNIFSQRGNYSIVLRKLETQIPTRQQLNLPDAFEKMSQERNGFILVTGATGSGKSTSLAALLNDFNEEKSIHIITLEDPVEFQHESKQATFNQRELGTDFDSFANGLRAALRQAPKVILVGEMRDRETVEIGLGAAETGHLVLSTLHTVDAGQTINRILGMFSTEEENQIRIRLADTVRWIVCQRLLPRKGGGRVAAFEIMGSNLRVKDTILHGESEGKTFREIIEAGRAFGMITFDDYIIRLFEEDNITEETALAYATTRGVVSRGIDAIKAKRGEATTGIEGLTVDRDYGRGNRKW, from the coding sequence ATGAAAAAACAGGAAATAGACTACATACTCAACAAGATGCTTGATTCCCGGAAAAGCGTGTCCGACCTGAACATTACCGTGGGGAAACCTTTCCAGGTGGAAAGTCACGGTGAACTTATCGCCGTGGACATGGACCCCGAATTCAGGAAGCTCACTCCTTTTCAGACGGAAATCATGGCCCTCAACCTGATCAACCAGGATCGGCGGCTCACGGAGTTCCTGATCAAACAGGGTTCATGCGATTCCTCCTACGGACTACCGGGAAAGGCCCGGTTCAGGGTCAATATTTTTTCTCAGAGGGGTAACTACTCGATTGTATTGCGGAAACTTGAAACCCAAATTCCCACGCGTCAACAGTTGAACCTTCCCGATGCCTTTGAAAAGATGTCACAGGAAAGGAACGGTTTTATTCTGGTGACGGGGGCCACGGGAAGCGGAAAGTCGACATCGCTGGCGGCGCTTCTCAACGATTTCAACGAGGAGAAGTCCATACACATCATTACACTCGAGGATCCCGTGGAATTCCAGCATGAAAGCAAGCAAGCCACATTCAACCAGCGGGAGTTGGGCACCGATTTCGACAGTTTTGCCAACGGCCTGAGGGCGGCTCTCCGGCAGGCGCCCAAGGTTATCCTGGTGGGTGAAATGCGCGACCGGGAAACCGTTGAAATCGGTCTCGGCGCGGCGGAGACGGGGCACCTGGTTCTCAGCACCCTCCACACGGTTGACGCGGGACAGACCATTAACAGGATTCTGGGTATGTTTTCCACGGAAGAAGAGAACCAGATCCGCATCAGGCTTGCCGACACAGTGCGCTGGATCGTATGCCAGCGACTGCTTCCCAGGAAAGGCGGAGGTCGGGTCGCGGCCTTCGAAATCATGGGATCCAATCTCCGGGTGAAGGACACCATACTGCACGGGGAATCGGAAGGAAAGACCTTCCGCGAGATTATCGAGGCCGGCAGGGCCTTTGGAATGATTACCTTCGACGACTACATCATTCGCCTTTTCGAGGAGGACAACATCACAGAAGAAACAGCCCTGGCGTACGCCACGACAAGAGGCGTCGTCAGCAGGGGAATCGACGCGATCAAGGCGAAACGGGGCGAGGCGACAACGGGTATAGAAGGCCTGACAGTCGACAGGGATTACGGACGGGGCAACAGAAAGTGGTAA
- a CDS encoding LysM peptidoglycan-binding domain-containing protein has translation MIQGRLLPALLIALFLAGSIVPSSSFYSEETVTLSFSRPSHHPRKTGVYEVQKGDWLVKIVMKELSLSLTESMKLLGEIQALNPGIDNPDVLSVGQLLVLPVRDGADASGSSAGHEPDRLSIPGNEQKRGAGEYIVKSGDTISSILKRQLGISFGDAMNYRAVLAAANPHIKDLNRIYPGQTVILPMARQRVPTGKLASFTLSKEGLYAFLRDLLAVFGGEGIDDGHYYIPLRPGYMTVDCSVVPVVEFSDGTRIMLDRDGRIPPAVAETLEARWNTFHILSGMGGDMLQVALDEVVRTRGAEDGYETRGRLVRIGTGSSEATVFFDVLIPVGRVGLPAPINTLGIRLLRDDGESLPPPLKSFIARQGIEVIELLEGEGPLAATVCGGSSPPARLAGDAVAAAEDFIGMLGYAPRRDVPVSVYSVDRDGFNLTVEAELLLEASGRRIVVTARETLLQFQDILEQQGISIVSLSDAAGKQAMIRSIASLLDLPLREDRPVFHLSGEGEARGERVQCRALRLGGGEGSILFVEDDFDVDLYRLLKERWNVEVVVY, from the coding sequence ATGATACAGGGTCGTCTTCTTCCGGCGTTGCTGATCGCCCTTTTTCTTGCGGGGAGTATCGTTCCTTCATCATCCTTTTATTCCGAGGAGACGGTGACACTGTCCTTTTCCCGGCCTTCTCACCATCCCCGGAAGACCGGGGTCTATGAAGTCCAGAAGGGGGATTGGCTTGTTAAAATCGTCATGAAAGAGCTGTCTCTGTCATTGACGGAGTCAATGAAGCTGCTCGGTGAAATACAGGCGTTGAATCCCGGCATCGACAACCCGGACGTTCTATCTGTCGGCCAGCTCCTGGTGCTTCCCGTTCGTGACGGGGCTGATGCCTCCGGAAGCTCCGCCGGACACGAGCCGGATAGGCTATCGATACCGGGGAACGAACAGAAACGGGGGGCCGGCGAGTATATCGTCAAGTCCGGAGACACGATTTCGTCCATACTGAAAAGACAGCTGGGCATTTCCTTCGGTGACGCCATGAACTACCGTGCCGTTCTCGCGGCCGCCAACCCGCACATAAAGGACCTGAACAGGATTTACCCCGGTCAGACGGTAATCCTTCCCATGGCACGGCAGAGGGTTCCGACGGGAAAACTCGCTTCATTCACCCTGTCGAAGGAAGGGCTCTACGCCTTTTTGAGAGACCTTCTTGCCGTGTTCGGAGGCGAGGGTATCGATGACGGCCACTACTACATTCCCCTGCGACCGGGGTATATGACAGTGGATTGCTCCGTTGTCCCCGTGGTTGAATTTTCCGACGGGACGAGGATCATGCTGGACCGTGACGGCAGGATTCCCCCCGCAGTCGCTGAGACACTGGAGGCTCGGTGGAATACCTTCCACATCCTCTCGGGAATGGGTGGAGATATGCTCCAGGTCGCGCTTGACGAGGTGGTTCGGACCAGGGGCGCGGAAGACGGGTATGAGACACGAGGCCGTTTGGTGCGCATCGGTACGGGTTCCTCCGAGGCAACGGTTTTTTTCGATGTCCTGATTCCTGTCGGCCGGGTCGGTCTTCCGGCGCCAATCAACACCCTGGGCATCAGGCTTCTTCGTGACGACGGTGAATCACTTCCACCCCCTTTGAAGAGCTTTATCGCCAGGCAGGGCATAGAAGTCATCGAACTGCTCGAAGGTGAAGGCCCTCTGGCGGCTACGGTCTGCGGCGGGTCGTCGCCGCCGGCGCGCCTGGCCGGGGACGCGGTAGCGGCGGCGGAAGATTTCATCGGGATGCTGGGCTATGCCCCTCGGCGGGATGTTCCGGTCAGTGTCTACAGTGTGGATCGGGACGGCTTCAATCTCACCGTGGAGGCCGAACTGCTGCTGGAGGCGTCCGGCAGGCGGATTGTCGTCACGGCGCGGGAGACCCTTCTCCAATTTCAGGATATCCTTGAACAACAGGGCATCTCGATCGTAAGTCTTTCGGATGCAGCGGGAAAACAGGCCATGATCAGGTCGATCGCGTCCCTGCTGGATCTGCCCCTCAGGGAGGACAGGCCGGTCTTCCACCTGTCCGGAGAAGGGGAGGCGAGAGGAGAGCGGGTACAATGTCGAGCTCTGCGCCTTGGGGGTGGCGAAGGCTCCATTCTGTTCGTCGAAGATGATTTCGATGTCGATCTGTACCGTTTGCTGAAAGAGCGGTGGAACGTAGAGGTGGTTGTCTATTGA
- a CDS encoding type IV pilus twitching motility protein PilT, producing the protein MAQIDAFFKLMNEQGASDLHLVSGQQPVIRIRGEMERIKYNVLENDSLKALLYEITPEHKIKQFEETGDIDFAYEIPELARYRANFFQQKYGIGAVFREIPSTIMTADQLGLPPVIKKLASLPRGLVLVTGPTGSGKSTTLAAIIDEVNRTRKDHIITIEDPIEFVHQSKNCIVNHREVGVHTKSFSAALRGALREDPDIILVGEMRDLETISLAVEAASTGHLVFGTLHTTSAAKTLDRVIEVFPANQQAQIRSTLADGIRAVIAQVLFRRIDKKGRVAAMEILIATPAVRNLIRESKTFQIPSMIQTGRKYGMLMLDDAIFELLQKGWISADEAYTKSNDKARFRPFLKTPPTDFTEV; encoded by the coding sequence ATGGCACAGATTGACGCTTTTTTCAAGCTCATGAATGAACAGGGAGCTTCCGACCTTCATCTGGTATCGGGGCAGCAGCCGGTGATACGCATTCGAGGAGAGATGGAGCGCATCAAGTACAATGTGCTTGAAAACGATTCCCTGAAGGCACTGCTCTACGAAATCACGCCGGAACACAAGATAAAACAGTTCGAGGAAACGGGAGATATCGATTTTGCCTATGAAATACCGGAGCTTGCCCGTTACCGGGCCAACTTTTTTCAACAGAAATACGGCATCGGCGCCGTCTTTCGGGAAATTCCCAGCACAATCATGACCGCCGATCAACTGGGCCTTCCCCCGGTCATCAAGAAGCTCGCCTCCCTGCCCCGGGGGCTGGTTCTGGTAACGGGACCCACGGGCAGTGGAAAATCCACGACCCTGGCGGCCATTATAGATGAGGTGAACAGGACGAGGAAGGATCACATCATCACCATTGAGGATCCTATAGAATTCGTTCACCAGAGCAAGAACTGCATTGTGAATCATCGGGAAGTGGGCGTTCACACCAAGTCCTTCTCCGCTGCCCTCAGAGGCGCTCTTCGCGAGGATCCCGACATCATCCTGGTCGGTGAAATGAGAGACCTGGAGACTATCTCGCTGGCCGTTGAAGCTGCTTCCACAGGGCACCTGGTTTTCGGTACCCTGCACACGACGAGTGCCGCCAAAACTCTGGACCGTGTTATCGAAGTGTTCCCGGCGAATCAGCAGGCCCAGATACGGTCCACCCTGGCCGACGGCATACGGGCCGTCATCGCCCAGGTGCTTTTCAGACGCATCGACAAGAAAGGCCGGGTCGCCGCTATGGAAATTCTCATCGCCACTCCGGCAGTCCGAAACCTCATACGGGAGTCGAAGACCTTCCAGATTCCCTCCATGATTCAGACGGGCCGGAAATACGGTATGCTGATGCTGGACGACGCCATCTTCGAGCTTCTTCAAAAGGGCTGGATCAGCGCCGATGAAGCCTACACCAAGTCCAACGACAAGGCCAGGTTCAGGCCTTTTCTGAAAACGCCGCCCACTGACTTTACGGAGGTTTGA
- the coaE gene encoding dephospho-CoA kinase (Dephospho-CoA kinase (CoaE) performs the final step in coenzyme A biosynthesis.), whose translation MFNVGLTGGIGTGKSTVALLFEKYGARMIDFDLLAHRVQESGTPVWHDIVAHFGTEILDEGGRIDRRKLGAVVFADTSRLERLNSIIHPVLFDEWLNLLRTIENEEPDAIVVSEIPLLIEGGWHSLFDVTVLVWASPERQIERVMARNALTRKEAEDRLAAQMNINDKIPLVDHVIDNDGDFDRTQREFERVWNVIVSLKEARND comes from the coding sequence ATGTTTAATGTAGGGCTCACAGGCGGCATCGGGACGGGAAAATCGACGGTAGCCCTGTTGTTCGAGAAATACGGCGCCCGCATGATTGATTTCGACCTGCTCGCGCACCGGGTCCAGGAGTCGGGCACACCGGTATGGCATGACATCGTTGCCCACTTCGGCACGGAGATTCTCGATGAAGGCGGCCGAATAGACCGCAGGAAACTGGGTGCCGTCGTCTTTGCCGACACGTCGCGGCTCGAGCGTCTGAACAGCATTATCCACCCCGTCCTGTTCGATGAATGGCTCAACCTGCTTCGGACAATAGAAAACGAGGAGCCCGATGCCATCGTAGTGTCGGAAATACCCCTTCTGATCGAGGGCGGGTGGCACAGCCTTTTCGATGTAACGGTTCTTGTGTGGGCTTCGCCGGAGCGGCAGATCGAACGGGTCATGGCTCGAAACGCTCTGACCCGGAAGGAGGCGGAAGACCGCCTGGCGGCCCAGATGAACATCAACGACAAAATTCCCCTCGTTGATCATGTCATCGACAATGACGGGGATTTCGACAGAACACAACGAGAATTTGAACGTGTCTGGAATGTCATCGTATCACTGAAGGAGGCCCGCAATGATTGA
- a CDS encoding DUF4301 family protein — translation MEGILFSGTDREVIKNQGMTEEEVLRQIKRLKRGPRPLSLNRPCSPGDGILTIGDSSFKALTDAYNEACSRGRVMKFIPASGAASRMFENWFRLLSGDDGEEKRRFMEELPRYPFYRALEAAMKESLREEPSGGDGCSRALDFILTRRGLSYGELPKALIIFHDYGDEFRTALEEQMVEAALHTADDHGLCRLHLTLSPEHLRTVGDHLDRILARLQRRLQLSFQVDLSVQHPSTDTIALTMDNELFRDDSGSLIFRPGGHGALLKNLNELDGDIVYIKNIDNITPDRIKTETVIWKKLLGGYLLVLQKQAASYLDMLDGGEWSPSDLARMEDFCRLELSLRPPAAFDGFTAEEKADYLFCKLDRPFRICGMVKNEGEPGGGPFWVNGNDGSQSLQVVEKNQIDTGSEEQVSIWNAATHFNPVDLVCGLRDYRGNPFDLYGFSDGESFMVSEKSHQGRSLKACEHPGLWNGAMACWNTVFVEVPLSTFAPVKTVEDLLRPEHRA, via the coding sequence ATGGAAGGCATCCTCTTCAGCGGCACTGACAGGGAAGTCATCAAAAACCAGGGCATGACCGAAGAAGAGGTACTGCGGCAGATTAAACGTCTGAAACGGGGGCCCCGGCCCCTTTCGCTTAACAGACCCTGTTCTCCGGGGGACGGAATACTGACGATCGGAGACTCCTCTTTCAAGGCCCTGACAGACGCATACAACGAGGCCTGCTCACGGGGACGGGTCATGAAGTTTATTCCCGCCTCGGGAGCGGCCAGCAGGATGTTCGAGAACTGGTTCCGCCTGCTCTCCGGCGACGATGGGGAAGAGAAACGACGATTCATGGAAGAGCTTCCACGGTACCCCTTTTACAGGGCTCTCGAGGCGGCCATGAAAGAGTCTCTCCGGGAGGAACCCTCCGGCGGCGACGGGTGCAGCCGGGCACTCGATTTCATCCTCACCCGCCGGGGGCTCTCCTACGGCGAGTTGCCCAAAGCACTCATCATTTTTCATGATTACGGTGATGAGTTCCGCACGGCCCTGGAGGAACAGATGGTGGAGGCGGCCCTTCACACGGCCGACGATCACGGCCTGTGCCGACTTCACCTGACCCTGTCACCGGAACACCTCCGGACCGTCGGGGACCATCTGGACCGGATACTCGCCCGGCTTCAGAGGCGATTACAGCTGTCTTTCCAGGTTGACCTCTCCGTTCAGCATCCCTCCACGGACACCATCGCCCTGACCATGGATAACGAACTTTTCAGGGACGATTCGGGTTCCCTGATCTTCCGTCCCGGGGGACACGGGGCACTGCTTAAAAACCTGAACGAACTTGACGGTGATATCGTATACATCAAGAACATCGACAACATAACACCCGACCGCATCAAAACCGAAACGGTGATCTGGAAGAAACTCCTGGGCGGGTATCTGCTTGTCCTCCAGAAACAGGCCGCTTCATACCTGGACATGCTCGATGGTGGGGAGTGGAGCCCTTCGGACCTTGCACGCATGGAGGATTTTTGCCGGCTCGAGCTGTCCCTCAGACCCCCGGCCGCCTTTGACGGATTCACCGCGGAAGAAAAAGCGGACTACTTGTTCTGCAAACTGGACCGTCCCTTCCGGATCTGCGGCATGGTGAAAAATGAAGGGGAACCCGGTGGAGGACCCTTCTGGGTTAACGGAAACGACGGCTCTCAGTCTCTCCAGGTGGTGGAGAAAAACCAGATCGACACCGGCTCCGAAGAGCAGGTATCCATCTGGAATGCCGCGACGCACTTCAATCCCGTCGATCTTGTCTGCGGTCTCAGGGATTACCGGGGAAATCCCTTCGATCTGTACGGCTTCAGCGATGGCGAATCTTTCATGGTTTCGGAGAAATCCCACCAGGGACGTTCCTTGAAGGCCTGTGAGCATCCCGGCCTCTGGAACGGAGCCATGGCCTGCTGGAACACGGTGTTCGTGGAGGTTCCCCTGTCCACTTTCGCCCCCGTCAAGACCGTCGAGGATCTTCTCAGGCCCGAACATCGTGCCTGA
- a CDS encoding carbonic anhydrase — protein sequence MIESNVKTSFSSTVSSPRIDPSSYVHPLAAVIGNVELGKNIMVAPGAAVRGDEGQPLYVGDDSNIQDGVVIHALETEMDERPIEANLIEIEGRHYAVHVGRSVSLAHQVQIHGPAAVGDNSFIGMKSLVFRARVGRGCVIEPGAIIMGVSVPDGRYVPAGMVLRDQKEADALPVITDDYPLKNLNPGVIHVNTELAREYVKRRNLSR from the coding sequence ATGATTGAATCCAATGTAAAAACAAGCTTCAGCTCAACTGTTTCCAGCCCCCGCATCGATCCTTCCAGCTATGTACACCCCCTGGCGGCTGTTATCGGAAACGTGGAACTGGGCAAGAACATCATGGTGGCCCCCGGGGCTGCGGTCCGGGGGGATGAGGGTCAACCGCTCTACGTGGGCGATGACTCGAACATCCAGGATGGTGTGGTTATTCATGCCCTGGAAACGGAAATGGATGAACGTCCCATCGAAGCGAACCTCATCGAGATCGAGGGCAGACACTATGCCGTCCACGTCGGTCGTTCAGTATCGTTGGCCCACCAGGTCCAGATTCACGGGCCTGCCGCCGTGGGAGACAACAGTTTCATAGGGATGAAAAGCCTTGTTTTCAGGGCCCGTGTCGGCAGAGGCTGCGTGATCGAGCCCGGCGCCATCATCATGGGAGTCAGCGTTCCCGATGGCCGCTATGTTCCCGCCGGGATGGTCCTCCGGGACCAGAAGGAGGCCGATGCCCTGCCGGTCATCACGGATGACTATCCCTTGAAAAATCTGAACCCGGGCGTGATTCATGTGAACACGGAGCTTGCCCGGGAATATGTAAAGAGGAGAAATCTTTCACGATGA
- a CDS encoding tRNA 4-thiouridine(8) synthase ThiI has protein sequence MKAIGLFSGGLDSVLAVKVLQDQDIEIIGIAFETPFFGAKKARNAAEAINLPLKVIDCTEKHLAMLKAPRYGYGKNMNPCIDCHALMLEMAGGLMAGEEADFLFTGEVLGQRSKSQTGQSLRLVAKLSGLEGYILRPLSALLLPETIPEIKGKVDRKRLLDIRGRGRKRQIALAKHYDLSSYSNPAGGCLLTDPVFSHRLRDLFDREEHPSIRNIELLKVGRHLRIGDDVKIVVGRNKSENEMIERLAEPGDSIVNIPGVPGPLVIIPGGGDGKTTRAAAAICAFYSDAPDDIPVEAVVSRRGMTRSIMTRAARREQVRSLMIERPVPVR, from the coding sequence GTGAAGGCGATCGGTCTGTTTTCGGGAGGCCTGGACAGCGTACTTGCCGTGAAAGTCCTGCAAGACCAGGATATCGAGATCATCGGCATTGCCTTTGAAACTCCTTTTTTCGGTGCCAAAAAAGCTCGGAATGCGGCGGAAGCGATCAATCTTCCTCTTAAAGTCATCGATTGTACGGAAAAACATCTGGCGATGCTCAAGGCGCCCCGCTATGGCTATGGCAAAAACATGAACCCCTGCATTGACTGTCATGCCCTGATGCTTGAAATGGCCGGCGGGCTTATGGCGGGAGAGGAAGCGGACTTTCTGTTTACAGGGGAGGTCCTGGGGCAGCGTTCCAAGTCGCAGACCGGCCAATCGCTCAGGCTTGTTGCAAAATTGTCGGGGCTCGAAGGGTACATACTGCGGCCCCTGAGCGCGTTGCTTTTGCCTGAAACCATTCCTGAAATCAAGGGGAAAGTGGACCGGAAGCGCCTGCTCGATATCCGGGGCAGGGGCCGGAAACGCCAGATAGCCCTGGCGAAACACTATGACCTGTCATCCTATTCAAACCCGGCAGGCGGATGTCTCCTCACGGACCCCGTCTTTTCCCACAGGCTGAGAGATCTTTTCGACAGGGAAGAACACCCGTCCATCAGGAACATCGAACTTCTCAAGGTTGGGAGACACCTGAGAATCGGCGACGACGTGAAGATTGTCGTTGGGAGAAACAAGTCTGAAAACGAGATGATAGAACGGCTTGCCGAACCGGGCGACAGCATCGTGAATATCCCCGGTGTTCCTGGGCCCCTGGTAATCATTCCCGGTGGCGGCGACGGGAAGACCACCCGAGCGGCCGCCGCGATCTGTGCCTTCTACAGTGACGCGCCCGATGATATCCCTGTTGAGGCGGTGGTGAGCCGCCGGGGGATGACGCGAAGCATTATGACGCGGGCGGCACGGCGGGAACAGGTACGTTCCCTGATGATAGAACGGCCCGTTCCGGTAAGGTGA